The following are encoded together in the Tripterygium wilfordii isolate XIE 37 chromosome 18, ASM1340144v1, whole genome shotgun sequence genome:
- the LOC119984110 gene encoding heavy metal-associated isoprenylated plant protein 39-like — protein MKKAVLKLDLHDDKAKQKAMSRVSGLSGVDSISMDMKDQKLTVTGDIDPVVVVRKLRKLCPTTIVSVGPAKEPEKKKEEPKKEEPKKTEEKKKDPNDVSELVKAYKAYNPHMTTYYHVRSVEEDPNACVIC, from the exons ATGAAG AAAGCCGTGTTGAAACTGGACTTGCACGACGACAAAGCCAAGCAGAAAGCCATGAGCAGAGTCTCTGGACTTTCAG GTGTTGATTCAATCTCCATGGACATGAAGGATCAGAAATTGACTGTAACAGGAGACATAGATCCAGTTGTCGTGGTGAGAAAACTGAGAAAGCTGTGTCCCACAACTATTGTCTCTGTTGGTCCAGCAAAGGAGCCggagaaaaagaaggaagagcCCAAGAAAGAGGAACCCAAGAAgacagaagagaaaaagaaagatccAAATGATGTTTCTGAGCTTGTTAAGGCCTACAAAGCTTATAATCCTCACATGACTACATATTATCATGTAAGAAGTGTGGAGGAGGATCCTAATGCCTGTGTTATTTGCTGA
- the LOC119984112 gene encoding DUF21 domain-containing protein At5g52790: MAANDVPCCEPMFWAYLVTCVALVAFSGLMSGLTLGLMSLRQVELEVLAKSGSRQERKNAEKILPLIKNQHLLLCTLLIGNALAMEALPIFVDSIMPAWSSILISVTLILAFGEIIPQAICSRYGLSVGAKLSVIVRLILIVLFPLSYPISKLLDWILGKRHSALLRRAELKTLVVMHANEAGKGGELTHEETTIITGALDLTQKTVKDAMTPISKIFALDIDSKLDDKTMELMMEKGHSRVPIYSASPTNIVGFILVKNLIKCRPEDGNPIRNLTIRKIPRVHDRLPLYDMKNHFLEIQSHMAAVVKCKNDVNETGEFERARTGVFKININSNSKQEGLEYLPFEDEEVIGIITLEDVMEELLQVSA, encoded by the exons ATGGCAGCAAATGATGTTCCATGTTGTGAGCCTATGTTCTGGGCATATCTAGTCACTTGTGTGGCTCTTGTGGCTTTTTCTGGACTCATGTCTGGTCTAACTCTAGGACTCATGTCACTTAGGCAAGTTGAACTTGAGGTCCTTGCAAAGTCCGGTTCGCGCCAAGAACGCAAAAATGCAG AGAAGATTTTGCCACTGATTAAAAATCAGCACTTACTACTATGCACTCTGCTCATAGGCAATGCCCTGGCAATGGAG GCCCTGCCGATCTTCGTTGATTCGATTATGCCTGCTTGGAGTTCTATATTGATATCAGTCACCCTCATACTTGCGTTTGGTGAG ATTATTCCTCAAGCTATTTGCTCAAGATATGGGCTAAGCGTTGGCGCAAAACTGTCGGTAATAGTTCGACTGATTCTTATAGTCCTCTTTCCTTTATCTTACCCAATTAGTAAG CTGCTTGATTGGATACTGGGAAAAAGGCATTCTGCACTTTTACGACGAGCAGAGCTAAAGACATTGGTGGTTATGCATGCAAATGAG GCAGGGAAAGGTGGAGAATTGACACACGAAGAAACAACGATTATCACAGGAGCTTTGGATTTGACTCAAAAGACTGTTAAAGATGCTATGACTCCAATATCTAAAATATTTGCACTTGATATAGATTCTAAACTGGATGA TAAAACAATGGAACTGATGATGGAAAAAGGACATAGTCGGGTACCAATTTACTCAGCGAGCCCAACGAATATTGTTGGCTTCATTTTG GTAAAAAATTTGATCAAGTGCCGTCCCGAAGATGGAAATCCTATAAGAAATCTCACCATCAGAAAAATTCCAAG GGTGCATGATCGTTTGCCTCTGTATGACATGAAGaatcattttcttgaaattcaGAGTCACATGGCTGCTGTTGTTAAGTGCAAAAATGATGTTAACGAGACTGGAGAATTTGAGAGAGCTAGAACAGGCGTTTTCAAGatcaatatcaattcaaattcaaaacaagaaggCTTGGAATATCTTCCCTTTGAAGATGAGGAGGTTATTGGTATCATAACCTTGGAGGATGTTATGGAAGAACTGTTGCAGGTCAGTGCTTAA
- the LOC119983501 gene encoding uncharacterized protein At3g49140-like has product MLMMESAMAVRFPAGASFCSSAAVPPVDCRSMWSSDEITGVPVPSLRSLHLGSCDVPWSRLRRLMGGSILRKSKLLRKSIRASTEYLGSAPDPSKQNRRQRYHPFEDIAESTSENSGDARLTAAETTRTIIEVNNKATVMFTDLINDEIHENVFWQELPYVKDEHGSKSSISHSLLTFDWVAVHQDENNEDDSDSDETLGDWAKLETMRYSHPMSFAKTLAQVALDEPIDWMEQPPAGLAIQGIIRPALIEEHSDIQKHMSGSHFCNPDINQVGVDEKLDDVGAINGEKQESQPLKDGSFWSKESMKDEIPQNGISFYKLEMIKIQLISVHGHQIVEVEDFRKAQPDAIAHSAAKILSRLKAGGEKITQAFKSLCWRCKGIQVEEAALIGVDSLGFDLRVCSGAQIQTLRFPFSMRATSEYSAERQLNDLLFPRIHHKPLKKQTHQNEV; this is encoded by the exons ATGTTGATGATGGAGTCCGCCATGGCCGTTCGATTTCCCGCTGGTGCGAGTTTCTGCTCCTCCGCCGCCGTGCCCC CGGTAGATTGTCGTTCTATGTGGAGCTCCGACGAGATTACTGGCGTCCCCGTCCCTTCTCTTCGTTCACTTCACTTGGGAAGCTGTGACGTGCCATG GAGTAGATTGCGGAGACTGATGGGCGGTTCGATTTTAAGAAAAAGTAAACTATTAAGAAAGAGCATTCGTGCTTCCACAGAGTATTTGGGGTCTGCACCAGATCCTTCAAAGCAGAATAGGAGGCAGCGGTATCATCCATTTGAAGACATTGCTGAGTCTACATCAGAAAATAGCGGAGATGCTAGACTCACAGCTGCCGAGACAACTAGGACCATCATTGAG GTAAATAACAAAGCAACTGTGATGTTCACTGATTTGATCAATGATGAAATTCATGAAAATGTATTCTGGCAAGAGTTACCTTATGTGAAAGATGAACATGGAAGTAAGTCAAGCATTTCGCATTCATTATTAACTTTT GATTGGGTGGCTGTTCATCAAGATGAAAACAATGAAGATGATTCTGATTCTGATGAGACCCTGGGAGACTGGGCAAAATTGGAGACTATGCGTTATTCTCATCCAATGTCTTTTGCCAAAACACTGGCTCAG GTTGCTTTAGATGAGCCAATAGATTGGATGGAGCAGCCCCCTGCTGGTCTGGCTATCCAAGGCATTATAAGACCTGCCTTAATTGAAGAACACTCTGACATCCAGAAGCATATGTCTGGCAGTCACTTCTGCAATCCCGACATAAATCAGGTTGGTGTCGATGAGAAACTAGATGATGTTGGTGCGATTAATGGTGAGAAACAAGAATCACAGCCACTCAAAGATGGTTCATTCTGGTCAAAGGAATCAATGAAGGATGAAATTCCTCAAAATGGAATTTCATTTTACAAGCTGGAGATGATTAAAATTCAGCTGATTTCAGTACATGGACATCAG ATTGTTGAAGTGGAAGACTTCAGGAAAGCTCAACCTGATGCTATTGCACACTCTGCAGCCAAAATTCTCTCTCGCCTGAAAGCTGGAGGAGAAAAGATTACGCAAGCCTTCAAATCTCTCTGTTGGAGATGTAAAGGCATCCAGGTGGAG GAGGCCGCACTTATTGGTGTAGATTCCCTTGGTTTTGATTTGAGGGTCTGCTCAGGAGCACAGATCCAAACATTGCGGTTTCCATTTAGCATGCGG GCAACATCGGAGTATAGTGCAGAGAGACAACTAAATGATTTACTATTCCCAAGGATCCACCACAAGCCACTAAAAAAGCAGACTCATCAAAATGAAGTCTAA
- the LOC119983361 gene encoding pentatricopeptide repeat-containing protein At4g21190, producing the protein MLCLRHPLPFLAHRVESIRIPSSTHSVVVCAAKGPRPRYPRVWKTNKRIGTISKSAKLVHCVRGLSNVKEEVYGALDSFVAWDLEFPLIVVKKALRTLENEEEWKRIIQVTKWMLSKGQGKTMGTYYTLLNALAEDGRLDEAEELWKKLFSEKLESTPRNFFDKMVSIYFKRDMHEKLFEVFADMEELGIQPSAPIVSMVGKVFLKLDMLDKYDKLKKKYPSPKWEYRYFKGKRVRIRAKHQYEFDVTDMESNQVSNVKSEDGEASSNELWGPDDTESDQVDANLVSNQLSIEAETSSDELHVDDRGLSQDGESILVCNESFEGAESGSDEVSVEAITSSQSV; encoded by the exons ATGCTTTGTTTGAGACATCCTCTGCCATTCCTTGCTCATAGAGTTGAATCAATTAGAATTCCCAGTAGCACGCACAGTGTTGTG GTATGCGCCGCAAAGGGCCCCCGACCAAGATACCCTAGGGTTTGGAAAACAAATAAGAGGATTGGGACAATCTCCAAGTCAGCAAAGCTTGTTCATTGC GTAAGAGGGTTGTCAAATGTCAAGGAGGAAGTTTATGGGGCTCTTGATTCCTTTGTTGCTTGGGACTTGGAGTTCCCTTTAATTGTGGTTAAGAAAGCATTGAGGACTCTTGAGAATGAGGAAGAATGGAAAAGGATCATTCAG GTGACGAAGTGGATGTTAAGCAAGGGTCAAGGGAAAACGATGGGTACCTATTACACTTTACTAAATGCTTTAGCAGAGGATGGAAGACTCGATGAAGCAGAAGAGCTCTGGAAAAAACTCTTCTCCGAGAAATTGGAAAGCACACCTCGTAACTTCTTCGATAAAATGGTTTCTATTTACTTCAAGAGGGACATGCATGAGAAATTATTTGAG GTATTTGCTGACATGGAAGAGCTTGGCATACAACCAAGTGCTCCAATTGTTTCAATGGTCGGTAAGGTGTTCCTGAAACTAGACATGTTGGACAAATATGacaaattaaagaagaaataCCCATCACCGAAATGGGAATATCGATATTTCAAAGGAAAGCGTGTGAGAATTCGAGCAAAACATCAATATGAATTTGATGTGACCGACATGGAATCTAACCAGGTTTCAAATGTAAAATCTGAAGATGGTGAAGCAAGTTCAAATGAATTATGGGGCCCCGACGATACTGAAAGTGATCAAGTGGACGCTAACCTGGTTTCAAATCAGTTGTCCATCGAAGCTGAAACAAGTTCAGATGAACTCCATGTGGATGACAGAGGACTAAGCCAAGATGGAGAATCTATCCTTGTTTGTAATGAATCATTCGAGGGAGCTGAAAGTGGTTCAGATGAAGTCAGCGTTGAAGCCATCACATCCTCTCAATCAGTCTGA
- the LOC119983360 gene encoding dnaJ protein ERDJ2A-like → MAASEETSALFPIFILTIMALPLVPFTIMKLCHAASKKAKSIHCQCLDCSRSGKYRKSIFKRISNFSTCSNLTLILLWIIMIFLVYYIKNMSREIQVFEPFSILGLESGASDSEIKKAYRRLSIQYHPDKNPDPEAHNYFVDYISKAYQALTDPVSRENFEKYGHPDGRQGFQMGVALPQFLLDIDGASGGILLLWIVGVCILLPLVIAVIYLSRSSKYTGNNVMHQTLSAYYYFMKPSLAPSKVMEVFIKAAEYMEIPVRRTDNEPLQKLFMSVRSELNLDLKNIKQEQAKFWKQHPALVKTELLIQAQLTRETTTLSPALLGDFRRVLELAPRLLEELMKMAVIPRTGQGHGWLRPAVGVVELSQSVIQAVPLSARKASGGSSEGIAPFLQLPHFSEAVIKKIARKKVRSFQELVDMTLQDRAELLTQVTGFSSAEVRDVEMVLEMMPSITVEVKCETEGEEGIQEGDIVTVQAWATLKRANGLIGALPHAPYFPFHKEENFWFLLADPVSNNVWFSQKVSFMDEAAAVSAASKAIEETMEGSGATMKETSYAVREAIEKVRGGSRLVMGKFQAPAEGNYNLTCYFLCDSWIGCDKKTNLKVKIMKRTRSGTRGGPVIEEVVEDGIEEEEENQDEEYDDYESEYSEDEEDEKDPKKKGAAANGSVHQGSSSEEGSDTDEE, encoded by the exons ATGGCTGCTTCAGAGGAGACAAGTGCATTGTTCCCTATTTTCATTTTGACAATAATGGCACTGCCTTTAGTGCCATTCACAATAATGAAGTTATGTCATGCTGCGTCGAAGAAAGCAAAGAGCATTCACTGTCAGTGTCTTGATTGCTCTCGTTCAGGGAAGTATCGGAAATCCATATTCAAACGG ATCTCGAACTTCTCGACATGTAGTAACTTGACACTAATACTACTTTGGATCATCATGATATTCTTGGTATACTACATAAAAAACATGAGCCGTGAG ATCcaagtttttgagccatttagCATACTTGGATTGGAATCTGGAGCTTCTGATTCTGAAATAAAGAAGGCATATAGGCGACTTTCCATTCAGTACCATCCCGATAAAAATCCCGATCCAG AGGCTCACAATTATTTCGTGGATTACATTTCCAAGGCTTACCAGGCTTTGACAGATCCAGTATCCCGtgagaattttgaaaaatatggcCATCCTGATGGCAGACAG GGGTTTCAAATGGGCGTAGCTCTTCCCCAGTTTCTGCTTGACATTGATGGGGCATCTGGTGGAATCCTTTTACTTTGGATTGTTGGTGTTTGTATTCTCTTGCCATTGGTGATAGCTGTGATATATCTTTCAAGGTCATCTAAGTATACTGGAAACAATGTCATGCATCAAACGCTGTCTGCGTACTATTACTTCATGAAACCTTCTTTGGCCCCAAG CAAAGTTATGGAAGTCTTCATCAAGGCTGCTGAGTACATGGAAATTCCAGTTCGTAGGACTGACAATGAACCTCTTCAGAAGCTATTCATGTCAGTCAGGAGCGAGTTGAATTTGGACCTGAAGAATATTAAGCAAGAGCAGGCTAAGTTCTGGAAACAACATCCAGCCTTAGTTAAG ACAGAGCTATTGATCCAGGCTCAATTAACTCGTGAAACAACAACATTGTCACCAGCTTTGCTAGGTGATTTTAGACGTGTGCTAGAACTTGCACCTCGTCTTCTTGAAGAGTTGATGAAG ATGGCAGTTATACCACGCACTGGTCAGGGGCATGGGTGGCTGAGGCCAGCAGTTGGGGTTGTCGAGCTTTCTCAAAGTGTCATCCAG GCTGTGCCTCTCAGTGCGAGGAAGGCAAGTGGAGGATCTTCTGAAGGGATTGCACCCTTTCTGCAGCTGCCACATTTTAGTGAGGCTGTTATCAAGAAGATAGCTCGCAAG AAAGTAAGATCATTCCAGGAGCTTGTTGACATGACCCTACAAGATCGTGCTGAGCTGCTTACTCAAGTCACTGGATTTTCTTCTGCTGAAGTACGAGATGTCGAGATGGTATTGGAAATGATGCCTTCTATAACCGTTGAAGTTAAATGTGAGACTGAGGGTGAGGAGGGTATACAAGAAGGTGATATCGTCACTGTTCAAGCTTGGGCGACACTCAAACGTGCTAATGGCCTGATTGGTGCTCTCCCCCATGCTCCTTACTTCCCATTTCACAAGGAAGAAAATTTCTGGTTTCTGCTTGCAGACCCTGTCTCGAATAATGTGTGGTTTTCTCAGAAGGTAAGTTTCATGGACGAAGCTGCAGCTGTAAGTGCTGCTTCGAAAGCAATTGAGGAGACAATGGAGGGTTCAGGTGCAACCATGAAGGAGACGAGTTATGCAGTTAGAGAAGCAATTGAAAAGGTTCGGGGTGGCTCTAGACTGGTGATGGGCAAGTTCCAAGCCCCTGCGGAGGGGAATTAtaatttaacttgctatttcttGTGCGATTCTTGGATAGGTTGTGACAAGAAAACTAACTTGAAGGTCAAAATTATGAAACGAACCAGGTCAGGGACTCGTGGTGGTCCAGTAATTGAAGAGGTTGTGGAGGACGGGattgaagaggaggaggagaatcaAGACGAGGAGTACGATGATTATGAGAGTGAGTATAGTGAGGATGAGGAAGATGAAAAGGATCCAAAAAAGAAGGGTGCTGCTGCAAATGGATCCGTGCATCAAGGATCTAGCTCAGAAGAAGGTTCAGATACAGATGAGGAGTAA
- the LOC119984668 gene encoding probable WRKY transcription factor 27, translating to MTDWDLSAVVRSCNSSITTTQNALHQDPLAFLASLPYELENQVRYPFPNFVDTTTRNFDFDELQDLCMPFLMPKPRTSSIFNEIHHHQPPPRQPTNKQKPTNSAFVFGESSNSQQQRHPKKPEKSPEQARSQPSRPRKRKNQQKREVCRVTAENLSSDLWAWRKYGQKPIKGSPYPRNYYRCSSSKGCGARKQVERSNTDPNMFILTYTGDHTHPRPTHRNSLAGSTRNKVQKTGNKNDAAQASSAAAAPADRESEEVEEDEFEDFDDVLIPNLAINDDLFAELRGLSAAGAVDENFTPWSPGSSAATAGAGGG from the exons ATGACAGATTGGGACCTGTCCGCGGTGGTTAGGAGTTGCAACTCCAGCATCACCACCACCCAAAATGCCCTTCACCAAGACCCATTAGCTTTTCTAGCTTCTCTACCATATGAACTTGAAAATCAAGTACGCTATCCATTCCCCAATTTTGTAGACACCACCACTaggaattttgattttgatgaattgCAAGACTTGTGCATGCCCTTCTTGATGCCCAAACCCAGAACCTCCTCCATTTTCAATGAAATCCACCATCATCAGCCCCCACCACGACAACCCACCAACAAGCAGAAGCCCACTAACTCTGCTTTTGTGTTTGGAGAATCCAGCAACAGCCAGCAACAGAGACACCCAAAAAAGCCAGAGAAATCTCCAGAACAAGCACGATCTCAGCCATCCAGACCAAGGAAGAG GAAGAACCAGCAGAAGAGGGAGGTTTGTCGCGTAACAGCAGAGAACCTGTCATCAGATTTATGGGCCTGGAGGAAGTATGGACAAAAGCCCATTAAAGGGTCTCCATACCCAAGAAATTACTACAGATGCAGCAGCTCAAAGGGGTGTGGTGCGAGGAAGCAAGTGGAGAGAAGCAATACGGACCCCAATATGTTCATTCTGACATACACTGGGGACCACACACATCCGAGGCCCACGCACCGGAACTCGCTCGCCGGCAGTACTCGGAACAAAGTTCAAAAGACCGGAAACAAAAACGACGCAGCACAGGCCTCAAGTGCCGCGGCAGCTCCTGCGGACAGGGAGAGTGAGGAGGTTGAGGAGGATGAGTTTGAGGATTTCGATGATGTTCTGATTCCCAACTTGGCTATCAATGATGATCTCTTTGCGGAATTGCGAGGACTTAGTGCTGCAGGAGCGGTTGATGAGAACTTCACTCCGTGGTCTCCTGGTAGCTCCGCCGCCACGGCCGGTGCAGGTGGTGGCTAA